One window of Burkholderia thailandensis E264 genomic DNA carries:
- a CDS encoding BMA_0021/BMA_0022 family TOMM bacteriocin: MTDRSPSMPTYDQFLEYRAVIVQAIAVAWHDKAFLDDLVEHPVETLHKRFDYRFPMKMHLKVHKQSATWTPLVNGGWTTNEINGLELVLPPAPKPEQCAAALAAYNAKHISLFGPDRKEI, from the coding sequence ATGACAGACCGAAGCCCAAGCATGCCGACGTACGACCAGTTTCTCGAATACCGCGCGGTGATCGTGCAGGCGATCGCGGTTGCGTGGCACGACAAAGCGTTTCTCGACGATCTGGTCGAGCATCCCGTCGAAACGCTGCACAAGCGTTTCGACTACCGGTTCCCGATGAAGATGCATCTGAAGGTGCACAAGCAGAGCGCGACGTGGACGCCGCTCGTGAACGGCGGCTGGACGACGAACGAAATCAACGGCCTCGAGCTCGTGCTGCCGCCGGCGCCGAAGCCGGAGCAGTGCGCCGCCGCGCTCGCCGCGTACAACGCGAAGCACATCAGTCTGTTCGGACCGGACCGCAAGGAGATCTGA
- a CDS encoding BMA_0021/BMA_0022 family TOMM bacteriocin, with amino-acid sequence MADNNAVPTQQSLLEFQEIYLRAIALAWENEEFKRKLLADPHDALERYLDYRCPWILNLKIVEAPANEPAYGWNAEKQRWYLPVNSLSVGIPAQPANLAEEAIALAAYNDAGPAYLFTCC; translated from the coding sequence ATGGCCGACAACAACGCCGTCCCCACCCAGCAATCGCTGCTCGAGTTCCAGGAAATCTACCTTCGCGCGATCGCGCTGGCGTGGGAGAACGAGGAGTTCAAGCGCAAGCTGCTCGCCGATCCGCACGACGCGCTCGAACGCTATCTCGACTATCGCTGCCCGTGGATACTGAATCTCAAGATCGTCGAAGCGCCCGCGAACGAGCCTGCCTATGGCTGGAATGCCGAAAAGCAGCGCTGGTATCTGCCTGTCAATTCGTTGAGCGTCGGCATTCCGGCGCAACCCGCGAACCTCGCTGAAGAAGCCATCGCGCTCGCCGCGTACAACGACGCCGGGCCCGCCTACCTCTTCACCTGCTGCTGA
- a CDS encoding TOMM precursor leader peptide-binding protein, whose amino-acid sequence MLDDFSRVLRFKPHLLVRDTGSGALYVVDEFRRSVLPGDVFPALAACMRDRLTIAQTFAALAARFSQWEVLAALDHLVRRGYVRADAPGERDAAIGFYERTGVDGDAASDIASRLAVAVDAFGVDPRAQLDAFAACGIGVAPDAPLTVALADGYERAELIDAAERAAARGDALLVVVPDRVEPLLGPLLGPPAGARSASASTEEAGADAPPCIECVRYWTALNRPVETLLARLHGSDAARLPGAHSRASEAAVAAVVASFVEQIAVNAQRRRHASAHIVSLRVDTLATAAHRVVRRPQCPRCGNARWMREQAERPVTLASADAGARREGGYRTLAAAELVKRYGHLISPVSGPIAYLHPMPGRNAGLRHVYVAGYLVCPPSAPRENRFDKLCSGKGASDAQARASALAEALERFSGVHQGDEATLRGSLAELSAHAPPGGGPIDVNALQQYSDRQFERRERHNATTDDPRKQVPQRFTRDSVIDWTPAWSIATGARRLVPLAYCYAETPAASGAAYCVHNPNGCAAGACIEEAILQGLLELVERDAVAIWWYNMLRRPAVDIESFGDPYFDALVADYASLGWRLWALDITHDLRMPVFVALARETATGRFSIGFGCHLDSRIALQRALTEVNQLLDVGASAPPPWDADKLPDDAFLHPDPALPPTRGPSRASHGACDLKGDIENGVARLSAAGIDTLVVDKTRPDIGLPVVQVIAPGLCHFWPRFGAPRLYSVPVAERWCERPRDEDELNRALLFL is encoded by the coding sequence ATGCTCGACGACTTCTCGCGCGTGCTGCGTTTCAAGCCGCATCTGCTGGTGCGCGACACCGGCTCCGGCGCGTTGTATGTGGTGGACGAATTCAGACGCTCGGTGTTGCCGGGCGACGTGTTTCCCGCGCTCGCCGCGTGCATGCGCGATCGCCTGACGATCGCGCAGACGTTCGCGGCGCTCGCCGCGCGGTTTTCTCAATGGGAGGTGCTCGCCGCGCTCGATCACCTGGTGCGGCGCGGTTACGTGCGCGCCGACGCGCCCGGCGAGCGCGACGCGGCGATCGGCTTCTATGAGCGCACGGGCGTCGACGGCGATGCGGCGAGCGACATCGCGTCGCGCCTCGCGGTCGCCGTCGACGCGTTCGGCGTGGACCCGCGCGCGCAGCTCGACGCATTCGCCGCGTGCGGCATCGGCGTCGCGCCCGACGCGCCGCTGACGGTCGCGCTCGCGGACGGCTACGAGCGCGCCGAATTGATCGACGCCGCCGAACGCGCGGCGGCGCGCGGCGACGCACTGCTCGTCGTCGTTCCCGATCGCGTGGAGCCGCTGCTGGGCCCGCTGCTCGGCCCGCCGGCCGGCGCGCGGTCGGCATCGGCCTCGACGGAGGAGGCGGGCGCCGACGCGCCGCCCTGCATCGAATGCGTGCGCTACTGGACCGCGCTGAACCGCCCGGTCGAGACGCTGCTCGCGCGCCTGCACGGCAGCGACGCGGCCCGCTTGCCGGGCGCGCATAGCCGTGCGAGCGAAGCCGCCGTCGCGGCCGTCGTCGCGTCGTTCGTCGAGCAGATCGCGGTGAACGCGCAGCGCCGCCGCCATGCGAGCGCGCACATCGTGTCGCTGCGTGTCGACACGCTCGCCACCGCCGCGCATCGCGTCGTCAGGCGGCCGCAATGTCCGCGCTGCGGCAACGCGCGATGGATGCGCGAGCAGGCCGAGCGCCCGGTGACGCTCGCATCGGCGGATGCGGGCGCGCGCCGCGAGGGCGGCTATCGGACACTCGCCGCCGCCGAGCTCGTCAAACGCTACGGACATCTGATTTCCCCGGTGAGCGGCCCGATCGCCTATCTGCATCCGATGCCCGGGCGCAACGCCGGCCTGCGGCACGTCTACGTCGCCGGCTACCTGGTGTGTCCGCCGAGCGCGCCGCGCGAGAACCGTTTCGACAAGCTGTGCTCGGGCAAGGGCGCGAGCGACGCGCAGGCGCGCGCGAGCGCGCTCGCCGAGGCGCTCGAACGCTTCAGCGGCGTTCATCAGGGCGACGAGGCGACGCTGCGCGGCAGCCTCGCGGAGCTGTCCGCGCACGCGCCGCCGGGTGGCGGCCCGATCGACGTCAACGCGCTGCAGCAATACAGCGATCGCCAGTTCGAGCGGCGCGAGCGCCACAACGCGACGACCGACGATCCGCGCAAGCAGGTGCCGCAGCGCTTCACGCGCGACAGCGTGATCGACTGGACGCCCGCATGGTCGATCGCGACGGGCGCGCGGCGGCTCGTGCCGCTTGCCTACTGCTATGCGGAAACGCCGGCCGCGAGCGGCGCCGCCTATTGCGTGCACAACCCGAACGGCTGCGCGGCGGGCGCGTGCATCGAGGAGGCGATCCTGCAGGGCCTGCTCGAACTCGTCGAGCGCGATGCCGTCGCGATCTGGTGGTACAACATGCTGCGCCGGCCGGCCGTCGACATCGAGAGCTTCGGCGATCCGTACTTCGATGCGCTCGTCGCCGACTATGCGTCGCTCGGCTGGCGCCTGTGGGCGCTCGACATCACGCACGACCTGCGCATGCCGGTATTCGTCGCGCTCGCGCGCGAAACGGCGACAGGGCGTTTCTCGATCGGCTTCGGCTGTCATCTCGACAGCCGGATCGCGTTGCAGCGCGCGCTCACCGAAGTGAACCAACTGCTCGACGTCGGCGCGTCGGCGCCGCCGCCGTGGGACGCCGACAAGCTGCCGGACGACGCGTTCCTCCATCCCGATCCCGCGCTGCCGCCGACGCGCGGGCCGTCGCGGGCGTCGCACGGCGCGTGCGATCTGAAGGGCGACATCGAGAATGGCGTCGCGCGCTTGTCCGCGGCGGGCATCGATACGCTCGTCGTCGACAAGACGCGGCCCGACATCGGCCTGCCGGTCGTGCAGGTGATCGCGCCGGGCCTGTGTCACTTCTGGCCGCGCTTCGGCGCGCCGCGGCTGTATTCGGTGCCGGTTGCCGAGCGCTGGTGCGAGCGGCCGCGCGACGAGGACGAGCTCAATCGCGCGCTGCTGTTCCTGTAG
- a CDS encoding class II aldolase/adducin family protein, whose protein sequence is MTIQAPNQPFARPPRFADAEWQARVRLAAAYRIFDHLGWSELIYNHISLRVPGEDTHFLINPFGLHYREVCASNLVKVDVEGRPVGHSDWPINPAGFTFHAAIHLALPDAHCVMHVHTTPTMAVCASRRGLSYSNFYAAQLHGRVAHHDFEGITVRPDEGRRIVDSAAGRPVLLLRNHGPVAIGRTLAHAFSLMWLLHRACEVQVATQALGEPLEIDAPILEACARDSLNLDPRYGAGQDAFDALQRIVDRVDPGYRS, encoded by the coding sequence GTGACGATTCAAGCGCCGAATCAACCGTTTGCCCGCCCGCCGCGCTTTGCCGACGCGGAGTGGCAGGCGCGCGTCCGGCTGGCGGCCGCGTACCGGATCTTCGATCACCTCGGCTGGAGCGAGCTGATCTACAACCACATCTCGCTGCGCGTGCCGGGCGAAGACACGCATTTCCTGATCAACCCGTTCGGGCTGCATTACCGCGAGGTGTGCGCATCGAATCTCGTGAAGGTCGACGTCGAAGGGCGCCCGGTCGGCCACTCCGACTGGCCGATCAATCCGGCCGGCTTCACGTTTCATGCGGCGATTCACCTGGCGCTGCCCGACGCGCACTGCGTGATGCACGTGCACACGACGCCGACGATGGCCGTGTGCGCGTCGCGGCGCGGGCTGTCGTACTCCAATTTCTATGCGGCGCAACTGCATGGGCGCGTCGCGCATCACGATTTCGAGGGCATCACCGTGCGGCCGGACGAAGGCCGGCGGATCGTCGACAGCGCGGCGGGGCGTCCGGTGCTGCTGCTGCGCAATCATGGGCCCGTCGCGATCGGCCGCACGCTCGCGCACGCGTTCTCGTTGATGTGGCTGCTTCATCGCGCGTGCGAAGTGCAGGTCGCGACGCAGGCGCTCGGCGAGCCGCTCGAGATCGACGCGCCGATCCTGGAGGCGTGCGCGCGCGATTCGCTGAACCTCGATCCGCGCTACGGCGCGGGGCAGGATGCGTTCGACGCGCTGCAGCGGATCGTCGACCGGGTCGATCCGGGTTACCGGAGCTGA
- a CDS encoding putative bifunctional diguanylate cyclase/phosphodiesterase, with amino-acid sequence MRERRAHDATCTAGANASDAPRAWRFEPARAYTAAAAHPARGEARGPGVDVAPNPMPRSPEAGAAALPQSQPYLDMIDSTFREPAAIALALSLLGMLALALLPVFRIRRLALRLGEAEGALAMSEARARAALVAVGDGVIFTGRAGRVECLNPAAEQLIGMLADDCRGRPLVSTLRLARAGAEAGGPSDVFDWSDACASSGSAASCDAPLGGLEDGGSCDATLYRADGGAIAVRATASSIAPPSGHARRACGSGRVLVLKSLAAEHDLVRRLARQTTHDPLTGLPNRAEFERRVDFALAANVRGPVALLFIDLDCFRIVNDTCGYAAGDAMLAALAARLVACAASTDVVARLGGDEFCVLLDAGDEASAACAAERLRASVDGFVFVWEGQPFSVTASVGVALLGAPDRVPRVEDAVRLAGIACDFAKARGRNRVQLADPHDHELAHHINDVSWCARVRQALECDDFCLYVQPIVDTATQGASRPPRARRGELLLRMGALGEREGVAPPGHFIRAAERYGLVTDIDRWVVRTVFDALARARSRRFSEYAINLSGISIGDERFLDYVLEQFARTRVAPALICFEITETAAIANLAGALRFMHELKALGCRFALDDFGSGMASLSYLKQLPVEYLKIDGSFVTGIANDAASLDIVASINDIGHAMNCKTIAEYVDSAATLQKLAALGVDYAQGYYIGRPVPWREAARS; translated from the coding sequence ATGCGCGAGCGGCGCGCGCACGATGCGACGTGCACGGCGGGTGCGAACGCGTCGGATGCGCCGCGTGCATGGCGGTTCGAACCCGCTCGCGCGTACACGGCCGCCGCCGCGCATCCGGCGCGGGGCGAGGCGCGCGGCCCCGGCGTCGACGTTGCGCCGAACCCGATGCCGCGATCGCCCGAAGCGGGCGCCGCGGCGCTCCCACAATCGCAACCGTACCTGGACATGATCGATTCGACGTTTCGCGAGCCGGCCGCCATCGCGCTCGCTTTGAGCCTGCTCGGCATGCTCGCGCTTGCGCTGCTGCCCGTGTTCCGGATCAGACGGCTCGCGCTTCGCCTCGGCGAGGCGGAGGGCGCGCTCGCGATGAGCGAAGCGCGAGCGCGCGCGGCGCTCGTCGCCGTCGGCGACGGCGTGATCTTCACCGGGCGGGCGGGGCGAGTCGAATGCTTGAATCCGGCGGCGGAGCAGTTGATCGGCATGCTCGCCGACGATTGTCGCGGCCGCCCGCTCGTGTCGACGCTGCGCCTCGCGCGCGCGGGCGCCGAGGCGGGCGGCCCGTCCGACGTGTTCGATTGGTCCGATGCGTGCGCTTCGTCCGGTTCGGCCGCCTCGTGCGACGCGCCGCTCGGCGGTCTCGAGGATGGCGGCAGTTGCGACGCGACGCTGTACCGCGCCGACGGCGGCGCGATCGCCGTGCGCGCCACCGCGTCGTCGATCGCGCCGCCGTCCGGGCACGCGCGGCGCGCATGCGGCAGCGGCCGCGTGCTCGTGCTGAAGAGTCTCGCGGCCGAGCACGATCTCGTGCGCCGCCTGGCGCGGCAGACGACGCACGATCCGCTCACCGGCCTGCCGAATCGCGCCGAGTTCGAACGCCGCGTCGATTTCGCGCTCGCGGCCAACGTGCGCGGGCCGGTCGCGCTGCTGTTCATCGATCTCGACTGCTTTCGGATCGTCAACGACACGTGCGGCTACGCGGCGGGCGACGCGATGCTCGCCGCGCTCGCCGCGCGCCTCGTGGCGTGCGCGGCGTCGACCGACGTCGTCGCGCGGCTCGGCGGCGACGAATTCTGCGTGCTGCTCGACGCGGGCGACGAAGCGTCGGCCGCGTGCGCGGCCGAGCGCCTGCGCGCGAGCGTCGACGGTTTCGTGTTCGTCTGGGAGGGCCAGCCGTTCTCGGTGACGGCGAGCGTCGGCGTCGCGTTGCTCGGCGCGCCGGACCGCGTGCCGCGCGTCGAGGATGCGGTGCGCCTTGCCGGCATCGCGTGCGACTTCGCGAAGGCGCGCGGGCGCAACCGCGTGCAACTGGCCGATCCGCACGACCACGAGCTCGCGCACCATATCAATGACGTGTCGTGGTGCGCGCGCGTGAGGCAGGCGCTCGAATGCGACGATTTCTGCCTGTACGTGCAGCCGATCGTCGATACGGCGACGCAAGGCGCGAGCCGCCCGCCGCGCGCGAGGCGGGGCGAGCTGCTGCTGCGGATGGGCGCGCTCGGCGAGCGCGAGGGCGTCGCGCCGCCGGGGCATTTCATTCGCGCGGCCGAACGCTACGGGCTCGTGACGGACATCGACCGCTGGGTCGTGCGCACGGTGTTCGACGCGCTCGCTCGCGCGCGCAGCCGGCGCTTCAGCGAATACGCGATCAATCTGTCGGGAATCTCGATCGGCGACGAGCGCTTTCTCGATTACGTGCTCGAGCAGTTCGCACGGACGCGCGTCGCGCCCGCGCTGATCTGCTTCGAGATCACCGAGACGGCCGCGATCGCGAACCTCGCCGGCGCGCTGCGATTCATGCATGAGCTCAAGGCGCTCGGCTGCCGGTTCGCGCTCGACGATTTCGGCTCGGGGATGGCGTCGCTCAGTTATCTGAAGCAACTGCCCGTCGAGTACCTGAAGATCGACGGCAGCTTCGTGACGGGCATCGCGAACGACGCAGCGAGCCTCGACATCGTCGCGTCGATCAACGACATCGGGCATGCGATGAATTGCAAGACGATCGCCGAGTACGTCGATAGCGCCGCGACGCTGCAAAAGCTCGCCGCGCTCGGCGTCGATTATGCGCAGGGCTATTACATCGGGCGGCCCGTGCCGTGGCGCGAGGCGGCGCGTTCGTAG